One genomic region from Melioribacteraceae bacterium encodes:
- a CDS encoding cation diffusion facilitator family transporter, with amino-acid sequence MAHGHSHNNSGNINSTGGRLILTIMLNFIITIAELIGGIISGSLALISDALHNFSDSISIIISYIALKLKSKENSHKHTFGLKRAEILAALINSATMIGICIYLFYEAFKRFLEPGEINPGIMGIVAAIGLAANLAAMLLLKRDSRSSMNIRSAYLHLLGDTVSSVAVVVGGIAIAVWKINWIDPLLTILIGLYIIKESFVILGEALHVLMEGAPTGIKIEEIQKEVEKFEEVQDIHHIHLWMVGDGDIHLEAHVNVNDMKISESDSLRLKIESRLHDKFGIEHITLQFECNQCPDVGLIKQHT; translated from the coding sequence TTGGCACACGGTCATTCACACAATAATAGCGGGAATATAAATTCGACGGGCGGCCGGCTGATTCTGACAATAATGCTCAATTTTATAATTACTATTGCGGAATTAATCGGCGGAATAATTTCCGGAAGCCTTGCGCTTATATCCGATGCGCTTCACAATTTCAGCGACAGTATTTCGATAATAATCAGCTATATTGCTCTAAAATTAAAATCGAAGGAAAATTCTCATAAACACACCTTCGGACTTAAACGCGCGGAGATTTTAGCTGCGCTGATCAATTCTGCCACTATGATCGGGATCTGCATCTATCTTTTTTATGAAGCTTTTAAAAGATTTCTGGAGCCGGGTGAAATTAATCCCGGCATTATGGGGATTGTTGCAGCAATAGGTCTGGCCGCAAATCTGGCCGCAATGCTTCTTCTTAAAAGGGATTCGCGTTCGAGTATGAATATCCGGTCGGCGTATCTTCATCTGCTGGGAGATACTGTCTCTTCCGTTGCTGTCGTTGTTGGAGGAATTGCAATCGCCGTCTGGAAGATAAACTGGATTGACCCGCTTCTAACAATATTAATAGGCCTGTATATAATAAAAGAGAGTTTTGTTATTCTTGGGGAGGCGCTTCATGTACTTATGGAAGGAGCACCAACAGGTATTAAGATTGAGGAGATTCAAAAAGAGGTGGAAAAATTTGAAGAGGTTCAGGACATCCACCATATTCACCTGTGGATGGTTGGCGACGGGGATATTCATCTTGAAGCCCATGTAAATGTTAATGATATGAAGATAAGTGAAAGCGATTCGCTAAGATTAAAAATCGAGTCGCGCCTTCACGATAAATTCGGGATCGAACATATTACACTGCAATTCGAATGTAATCAATGCCCGGATGTCGGTCTTATAAAACAGCACACATAA
- a CDS encoding 4-hydroxy-3-methylbut-2-enyl diphosphate reductase, with product MKKFDIPAHYKSSIISQIKELRKNEDPRKKDFKPTRLDFGPVVFLIARHFGFCYGVENAIEIAYRTINENPGKRIFLLSEMIHNPHVNEDLNSRGIKFIMDNYGKQFIPWNEINSDDIVIIPAFGTTIEIENLLKEKGIDTVKYNTTCPFVEKVWNRAESIGKEDYTIIIHGKHKHEETRATFSHSTLNSPSVIVRDIEETRFLCKIISGEFPTDRFYQFFRGKYSNEFNVEKDLIKVGVVNQTTMLASETEAIADLIRQTMIEKFGLGNIKKHFADTRDTLCYATNDNQSATLGLMNEKADLAIVVGGYNSSNTSHLVELLEDKFPTYFVSEADKIISDSRILHYDLSTHSERITENFLPLNRPVVIAVTSGASCPDSIVDDVLNKLIGFFENSADVKEVLRSLQ from the coding sequence ATGAAAAAATTCGATATCCCTGCACACTATAAAAGCTCGATTATTTCTCAAATCAAAGAGCTTCGAAAGAATGAAGATCCGAGGAAAAAAGATTTTAAACCTACCCGGCTCGATTTCGGCCCCGTGGTTTTTTTGATCGCCCGCCACTTCGGTTTCTGCTACGGCGTTGAAAACGCTATTGAGATTGCATACAGGACTATTAATGAAAATCCGGGTAAACGGATTTTTCTGCTGAGCGAAATGATTCACAATCCCCATGTGAATGAAGACCTGAACAGCCGTGGAATTAAATTTATAATGGATAATTACGGCAAGCAGTTTATTCCGTGGAACGAAATAAATTCAGATGATATTGTGATTATTCCGGCCTTCGGAACAACTATCGAAATAGAGAATCTTCTTAAAGAAAAAGGAATTGATACGGTTAAATATAATACGACATGCCCGTTTGTAGAAAAAGTCTGGAACCGCGCCGAATCAATCGGCAAGGAAGATTACACGATTATTATTCACGGCAAACATAAACACGAAGAAACCAGAGCAACTTTTTCTCACAGCACGCTGAACTCTCCATCCGTAATTGTCCGGGATATTGAAGAAACCCGGTTTTTGTGCAAAATTATTTCGGGTGAATTTCCAACAGACCGGTTCTATCAGTTTTTTCGCGGGAAATATTCAAATGAGTTTAATGTTGAAAAAGATCTGATCAAGGTGGGAGTTGTAAATCAAACGACAATGCTTGCGAGCGAAACAGAGGCCATTGCAGATTTAATCCGGCAAACAATGATTGAAAAATTCGGTCTGGGAAATATTAAAAAACATTTTGCTGATACACGGGATACCCTCTGCTACGCAACTAACGACAATCAGTCGGCAACATTGGGTTTAATGAATGAGAAAGCAGACCTGGCAATTGTTGTGGGAGGATATAACAGTTCCAATACGTCGCACCTTGTCGAATTGCTGGAGGATAAATTCCCGACCTACTTTGTTTCGGAAGCGGATAAAATTATATCGGACAGCAGGATTTTGCATTACGACCTTTCCACGCATTCTGAAAGGATAACCGAAAACTTTCTCCCTTTAAATCGACCGGTTGTTATTGCCGTAACCAGCGGAGCTTCCTGCCCGGATTCAATTGTAGATGATGTTTTGAACAAACTGATCGGATTTTTTGAAAACAGCGCCGATGTAAAAGAAGTATTGCGCAGCCTTCAGTAA
- a CDS encoding ATP-binding protein, whose product MKKTDNYKLNNSWTISLYRGFISHSKNIWTAPLSKYFLSALIISISGFTLNLISPHVGYQSISLIFLFIVSLLPLLKFKPGPIFLAAVMSALIWNFYFIPPYYTFRIGKVEDGMMFIMYFVIATVSGLLISRIRTQQVLINQKERRTSALYNLTRDLSSSRSLDEVTAYAINHLKSTFHAEVVFIYSGNEKYLNDRAHNSSTFIIDDAERNIAQIALLSSEKVGKFTRNVSSISPITYLPLFTTNRNYGVAGLLFPEGYTIEPDVESLLDTFIAQISAAVEREYLTDLAKNNLIIAESEKLYKTLFDSISHELKTPITTIIGAISSLKDDKIFSNKKIITQLIDEAGIASERLKRLVENLLDITRLERGNLKLKQEWHSISDLINSSISRVETESQSRKINCDIGEEIGMLNFDYPLLEQALINILHNSIEYTSSECKIDVTAKRKSDLLIITISDNGMGFPENEIKNLFTKFYRIPGTKAGGTGLGLSIAKGFIEAHGGTIKAQNRPGGGAEFIISLPINS is encoded by the coding sequence ATGAAAAAAACAGACAACTACAAGCTAAATAATTCGTGGACAATCTCGCTTTATAGGGGATTTATTTCCCATTCAAAAAATATCTGGACCGCGCCATTATCCAAATACTTTCTTTCCGCACTAATTATATCGATTTCCGGATTCACCCTTAATTTAATAAGTCCACACGTTGGCTATCAATCAATCTCGCTTATATTTTTGTTTATTGTATCTCTTTTGCCGTTGCTAAAATTTAAGCCGGGACCGATATTTCTTGCCGCTGTTATGAGTGCTCTCATCTGGAATTTTTATTTTATACCGCCTTATTACACTTTCCGTATCGGCAAAGTTGAAGATGGGATGATGTTTATAATGTATTTTGTTATTGCTACTGTTTCCGGTTTACTCATTTCCAGAATACGAACACAACAGGTTTTAATAAACCAGAAAGAGCGAAGAACATCCGCACTTTACAATTTAACGCGGGATCTCTCTTCCTCCAGATCGCTAGATGAAGTTACCGCTTACGCCATAAACCATTTAAAATCAACTTTTCATGCGGAGGTTGTATTTATTTACTCCGGGAATGAAAAATATCTTAACGATAGAGCACATAATTCAAGTACATTTATTATTGATGATGCAGAGCGTAATATCGCACAGATCGCTCTTCTTAGCTCGGAAAAAGTTGGAAAGTTTACTCGGAATGTGTCCTCCATTTCACCGATTACATACCTTCCTCTGTTTACCACGAACAGGAATTACGGCGTTGCCGGCTTACTTTTTCCTGAAGGTTACACAATTGAGCCCGATGTTGAATCCCTGCTCGATACTTTTATTGCGCAAATAAGCGCCGCGGTAGAGCGCGAATATTTAACGGATTTAGCAAAGAATAATTTGATAATTGCCGAGTCAGAAAAATTATACAAAACACTGTTCGATTCAATTTCCCACGAGCTGAAAACACCAATCACCACAATCATTGGCGCAATAAGTTCGCTTAAAGACGATAAGATATTCAGCAACAAAAAGATTATCACTCAATTAATTGATGAAGCCGGCATTGCTTCAGAACGACTTAAACGTCTTGTTGAAAATCTATTAGATATAACGCGCCTTGAAAGAGGAAATTTAAAACTCAAGCAAGAGTGGCATTCAATTTCCGATTTAATAAATTCTTCCATCAGCAGAGTTGAGACAGAAAGTCAATCCCGTAAAATTAATTGTGATATTGGAGAAGAAATAGGGATGCTGAATTTTGATTATCCGCTTCTTGAACAAGCGCTAATAAATATACTTCACAATTCCATTGAATATACATCGTCCGAATGTAAAATTGATGTTACGGCCAAAAGAAAATCCGATTTACTAATTATAACCATCTCCGATAACGGCATGGGTTTTCCAGAAAATGAAATTAAGAATCTATTTACAAAATTTTACAGGATCCCCGGAACGAAAGCGGGCGGAACCGGACTTGGTCTTTCTATCGCAAAAGGATTTATTGAAGCACACGGCGGTACAATAAAAGCTCAAAACCGTCCTGGCGGCGGCGCGGAATTTATAATTTCACTTCCAATAAATTCATAA
- a CDS encoding TrkA family potassium uptake protein, giving the protein MKQFVVIGLGTFGFNVAVQLAKQGHQVLAIDSDKKIIDRIKNLVTESVVVDAMDKNSLDEFVDGGFDSAILGMGESYMEATILTIVHLKQIGVKQIIVKSMNELRGEVFRSIGATEIIFPEKESAIRLARKLTIPTLIDQISLAPEYSIVEIALPDSFIGKNIGELDLRKKYNVTIIAVKNILHDEMVPVPDASYKFLPDTALILMGKHDDIDRLKRFL; this is encoded by the coding sequence ATGAAACAATTTGTTGTAATTGGTTTGGGAACCTTCGGATTTAACGTTGCTGTACAACTTGCAAAGCAGGGTCACCAGGTACTTGCAATTGATTCCGACAAGAAAATAATTGACCGGATTAAAAACCTGGTTACTGAATCGGTTGTTGTAGATGCGATGGATAAAAACTCACTGGATGAATTTGTGGATGGAGGTTTTGATTCGGCAATTTTAGGTATGGGTGAAAGTTATATGGAGGCGACGATACTTACAATCGTTCATCTAAAACAAATCGGGGTAAAACAGATTATAGTAAAATCTATGAATGAACTTAGAGGCGAAGTATTCCGGTCCATTGGAGCTACAGAAATAATATTTCCGGAGAAAGAATCGGCGATTCGACTTGCCAGAAAGCTGACTATTCCCACGCTTATAGATCAAATATCCCTGGCTCCCGAGTATAGTATAGTTGAAATAGCGCTGCCGGATAGTTTTATCGGAAAAAATATTGGCGAACTTGATTTAAGAAAGAAATACAATGTGACAATAATTGCAGTTAAAAATATCCTGCATGATGAGATGGTTCCGGTTCCGGATGCTTCCTACAAATTCTTGCCGGACACTGCTTTA
- a CDS encoding response regulator transcription factor produces the protein MTSQNVIAVIDDESQIRKILSITLEAEGFKVIDSPRGRDGIVSVANSHPQLVILDLGLPDEDGFTVLKEIRTWSNVPIIILSVRNSEDDIVKALELGADDYVTKPFNTSELIARIRANIRRTQQPDNQSVIVNGKIKIDISKRLIFKNNTELKVTNTEYLLLFLFFRNLDKVLTHNFLLKEIWGPVHSEDSQYLRVFIGQIRKKIEEDPAHPEYIITDSGVGYRMKMIDGK, from the coding sequence ATGACATCGCAAAACGTAATAGCAGTAATTGATGATGAATCCCAGATAAGAAAAATATTATCGATTACACTCGAAGCAGAGGGATTCAAAGTTATTGACTCTCCGAGGGGCAGAGACGGAATTGTATCCGTTGCGAACAGCCACCCACAATTAGTTATTCTCGATCTTGGCTTGCCCGATGAAGATGGATTTACCGTTCTAAAAGAGATTCGCACCTGGTCCAATGTTCCAATAATAATTCTATCGGTTAGAAATTCGGAAGACGATATTGTTAAAGCCCTTGAGCTTGGGGCCGATGATTACGTTACCAAACCATTTAACACTTCGGAACTAATAGCCCGAATACGCGCAAACATCAGAAGAACACAGCAACCCGATAATCAATCTGTTATTGTTAATGGCAAAATTAAAATTGATATTTCAAAAAGACTCATCTTTAAAAACAACACGGAATTAAAAGTAACAAACACGGAATATCTCCTGCTTTTTCTTTTTTTTAGAAATCTTGACAAGGTCTTGACACACAATTTTCTTTTAAAGGAAATATGGGGGCCTGTTCATTCGGAGGATTCTCAATACTTAAGGGTATTTATAGGACAGATAAGAAAAAAGATTGAAGAGGATCCTGCTCACCCGGAATATATAATTACAGATTCCGGTGTAGGTTACAGAATGAAAATGATAGACGGAAAATAA
- a CDS encoding TrkH family potassium uptake protein: MKKRITPVQLLSIGYVVIALLGALILCMPFSTQDKSGTSFLDALFTSASALSTTGLGVVDTGTHYSTFGQTVILIIVQIGGLGYMIFVAFIAISAGYRFSLNGKQIFNESIARPGGLEIKKFVKAVILFTLTFEVVGALVLTIVFLDKQDFVNAAYSGIFHSISAFCTAGFSLYADSFMAYYRSLTANIIIAIITIAGGIGFFVLYDLFEYCVNVIKGKRPVKLSDHTKTVLVVTFVLMFLGTVILFFTEASNGKSFSVSDRILTASFQTISASSTTGFNSVDIGSMKIISLLILVLLMFIGASPGSTGGGIKTSTFGIVILFLKKVITNRNEVTAFKHSIGESTVNKAIAITFISLFYLITIISLLLVTENYSLLQVTFETASALGTVGLSMGITPTLSSSGKLLIIITMIVGRIGPLAIGYSLIGKIKSIKYSYPQGNILTG, translated from the coding sequence ATGAAAAAAAGAATTACACCGGTTCAGCTTCTTTCAATTGGATATGTTGTAATTGCATTGCTGGGGGCGCTTATACTTTGTATGCCCTTCTCTACGCAAGATAAAAGCGGTACATCTTTTCTCGACGCATTATTCACCTCGGCATCAGCTCTAAGTACAACGGGACTTGGTGTTGTTGATACGGGTACACATTATTCAACTTTTGGACAGACTGTAATACTTATAATCGTCCAAATTGGCGGTTTGGGGTATATGATATTTGTTGCATTTATTGCCATATCTGCCGGCTATAGATTTTCTCTTAATGGTAAACAAATATTTAATGAATCGATTGCACGTCCGGGCGGCTTGGAAATTAAAAAATTCGTCAAAGCTGTTATCCTTTTTACACTAACTTTTGAGGTTGTTGGCGCTTTGGTGCTTACTATAGTTTTTCTTGATAAACAAGATTTTGTTAATGCAGCTTATTCCGGAATCTTCCACTCGATATCAGCTTTCTGTACAGCCGGCTTTTCATTATACGCGGATAGTTTTATGGCGTATTACCGAAGTCTTACTGCAAATATTATTATTGCTATTATTACCATTGCCGGCGGAATAGGATTCTTTGTTTTGTATGATCTCTTTGAATATTGCGTAAATGTAATTAAAGGAAAAAGACCCGTTAAATTATCCGACCATACAAAAACAGTACTAGTGGTAACTTTTGTTTTGATGTTTTTAGGAACTGTGATTTTATTCTTTACCGAAGCGAGTAATGGTAAAAGTTTTTCTGTTTCGGATAGAATACTTACTGCATCATTTCAAACAATATCTGCTTCTTCAACAACCGGGTTTAATTCTGTAGATATCGGAAGCATGAAGATAATAAGTTTGCTGATTCTTGTTCTTTTAATGTTTATCGGCGCATCCCCGGGAAGCACGGGTGGAGGAATTAAAACCTCCACCTTTGGAATTGTTATCCTGTTCTTAAAAAAAGTTATTACTAACAGAAACGAAGTAACTGCGTTCAAACACTCGATAGGCGAATCAACGGTTAATAAAGCGATTGCGATTACATTTATATCTCTTTTTTATCTCATCACAATAATTAGTTTGTTGTTAGTAACCGAGAATTATTCACTTCTTCAAGTAACATTTGAAACCGCCTCGGCATTAGGTACGGTTGGACTTTCAATGGGAATTACTCCCACACTTTCAAGTTCAGGGAAATTATTAATAATAATCACAATGATAGTCGGTCGTATTGGTCCACTTGCAATCGGATACTCACTCATTGGAAAAATCAAGTCTATTAAATATTCATATCCGCAAGGCAATATTTTAACAGGTTAG
- the dgt gene encoding dNTP triphosphohydrolase, giving the protein MKNKFYTDWDLERIKSSRRNDDYRSPFQIDRDRIIHSSEFRRLQGKTQVFLPGEYDFYRTRLTHSIEVAQIGRSICNYLRSSCADCLSDEFYVDPDLVESICLAHDLGHPPFGHAGERTINKLMNAYGGFEGNAQTLRLITETFYRSEDSRRGMNPTRAFLDGILKYKALFKNFKNPENHFIYNDQRKYIEFVFGKKGYSRDFSTPKELNKFRSIECQIMDWADDTAYAVNDLVDSISGGFITIAKLVQWQKQNNLSDNQSEIVNEMIEWIKSGKFKPKFGIQIGDFVKACSLRKRKTFLDNLTNRYSLELKISKNVFEKAELYKRISVELVFRSPQLHQMEYKGKYMIGKMFDLFKENYIDSTGKMKLLPEFTDRIIRGEKNKVQRARLVCDQIAGMTDSYAMRTYRRLFDPDYSSIADLV; this is encoded by the coding sequence ATGAAAAACAAATTCTATACTGATTGGGATCTTGAAAGAATTAAGTCTAGCCGAAGGAACGACGACTACCGTTCTCCATTTCAGATCGACAGAGACCGGATTATTCACTCCTCGGAATTCCGACGGCTTCAGGGAAAGACACAGGTCTTCCTGCCTGGTGAATACGATTTTTACAGAACCCGGCTTACGCATTCTATAGAAGTCGCTCAGATCGGCCGGTCTATATGCAATTATCTACGCTCCTCGTGTGCCGACTGCCTGTCGGACGAATTCTACGTTGATCCCGATCTTGTAGAATCGATCTGTCTTGCTCACGACCTCGGGCATCCGCCGTTCGGACATGCGGGCGAAAGAACTATAAACAAATTAATGAATGCTTACGGCGGGTTCGAGGGAAATGCACAGACACTTAGACTGATAACAGAAACGTTTTACAGGTCCGAGGACTCCAGGCGCGGAATGAATCCCACAAGGGCTTTTCTTGATGGAATTCTGAAATACAAAGCGCTATTTAAAAATTTCAAAAATCCTGAAAATCATTTTATATACAACGATCAGAGAAAATACATTGAGTTTGTTTTCGGGAAGAAGGGTTACAGCCGGGATTTTTCCACTCCCAAAGAATTAAATAAATTCAGAAGCATCGAGTGCCAGATAATGGATTGGGCTGATGATACAGCCTACGCCGTTAACGACCTTGTAGATAGTATCTCCGGGGGATTTATAACAATTGCAAAACTGGTTCAATGGCAGAAACAGAATAACCTTAGCGATAATCAGAGCGAGATTGTAAATGAAATGATTGAGTGGATTAAGTCCGGTAAATTCAAACCGAAATTCGGTATTCAAATCGGCGACTTTGTAAAAGCCTGCAGCCTTAGAAAAAGAAAAACGTTCCTTGATAACCTTACAAACCGTTACAGCCTCGAACTTAAAATTTCAAAAAACGTCTTTGAAAAGGCCGAATTATATAAAAGAATTTCAGTTGAGCTGGTCTTCCGTTCCCCGCAGCTTCATCAGATGGAATATAAAGGGAAATATATGATCGGTAAAATGTTCGATCTGTTCAAAGAGAACTATATCGATTCTACCGGAAAAATGAAACTGTTGCCGGAATTTACAGACAGGATAATACGCGGAGAAAAAAACAAGGTTCAAAGAGCCCGGCTTGTTTGCGATCAGATAGCCGGAATGACCGACTCGTATGCTATGCGAACATACAGGCGCCTGTTCGATCCCGACTACTCTTCTATTGCTGATTTAGTATAA
- a CDS encoding M20/M25/M40 family metallo-hydrolase — protein sequence MKTAKSIFSLFVILSGFSVSFGQTTSVEKGLATINKEIIQAQLEFLASDWMEGREATTKGEFLAGDYLAGLFKLYGIKPAGDFEYAQAGRGRRAQFQLPGQSSAPQGTRSYFQNINFLASEPVDDQTFGIAVNDGVSKKRITFSYRTDFSLTPSGVGVELESPIVFVGYGFKSEEAGYDDFKGVDVRGKIVFRISGIPGMRDTSSAAYKKLKLNDRMMLMSYLRSRNDIIEKLGAVGVIDYNIGADMTQGAVVNYPFRYNTPFYERDKRLTAGTSIRIGIPEDTLRTGLNVITVSERIAHEILKGSGIDIKKYEKEAAEKLKSGAKEIKGKSAFIKTNVKTKVVRGRNVLGMIEGENPNEVIVVGGHYDHVGINEGFIWNGADDNGSGTVGVMTIAKAFAESGVKPRRTVIFACWTGEEKGLLGSRYFVNKFKPLEDLILNLNYDMIGRNSEDDTKGVKLGIQYSEDFPALKEVVDKANKDYNLGLEIRFNPSKRPSGGSDFSSFSAKDIPVYGVMAAMHPDYHQPTDHVEKIDFEKMTKIIKMGFLAVWEFANSETNIKTGK from the coding sequence ATGAAAACAGCAAAATCTATTTTTTCACTATTCGTTATTTTATCGGGTTTTTCGGTATCGTTTGGGCAGACCACGTCTGTTGAAAAAGGTCTTGCAACTATTAATAAGGAGATAATTCAGGCGCAGCTCGAATTTCTTGCATCCGACTGGATGGAGGGAAGAGAGGCAACCACGAAGGGGGAATTCCTTGCCGGCGATTACCTTGCCGGCTTGTTCAAATTGTATGGAATTAAACCGGCAGGCGATTTTGAATATGCTCAGGCAGGACGCGGTAGAAGGGCGCAGTTTCAATTGCCGGGTCAGTCATCCGCTCCGCAGGGAACGAGATCATATTTCCAGAATATTAATTTTCTTGCTTCGGAACCGGTTGACGATCAAACCTTCGGTATAGCAGTAAATGACGGCGTCTCTAAGAAAAGAATAACTTTTTCTTATAGAACGGATTTTTCACTTACTCCTTCTGGGGTTGGAGTTGAATTGGAAAGTCCAATCGTATTTGTCGGATACGGATTTAAAAGCGAAGAAGCCGGGTATGATGACTTTAAGGGTGTGGATGTTAGAGGAAAGATTGTTTTCCGGATATCGGGAATACCGGGTATGCGCGATACAAGTTCGGCGGCTTATAAAAAACTGAAACTTAACGATCGAATGATGCTCATGAGTTACCTGCGCTCACGGAATGATATTATTGAGAAGCTCGGAGCCGTTGGAGTAATCGACTATAATATCGGTGCGGATATGACTCAGGGCGCTGTTGTTAATTATCCGTTTAGATACAATACGCCGTTTTATGAGCGCGATAAGAGATTAACCGCGGGCACGTCCATCAGGATTGGAATACCCGAGGATACTCTACGTACAGGCTTGAATGTTATTACGGTAAGCGAAAGGATTGCTCACGAGATATTGAAAGGAAGCGGTATTGATATAAAAAAATATGAAAAGGAAGCCGCTGAAAAACTCAAATCCGGCGCGAAAGAAATTAAAGGAAAGAGCGCATTTATTAAAACAAATGTTAAAACAAAAGTTGTAAGAGGAAGAAATGTCCTTGGCATGATTGAAGGAGAAAACCCGAATGAAGTTATCGTAGTTGGGGGTCATTACGATCACGTTGGAATTAATGAAGGTTTCATCTGGAATGGAGCCGACGACAATGGATCCGGAACTGTGGGAGTAATGACTATTGCAAAGGCTTTTGCTGAATCGGGGGTTAAGCCGAGACGCACCGTTATTTTTGCATGCTGGACTGGCGAGGAAAAAGGACTGCTCGGCTCGAGATACTTTGTTAACAAGTTTAAACCGCTGGAGGACCTTATTCTTAATCTGAATTATGATATGATAGGAAGAAATTCTGAGGACGATACTAAGGGGGTAAAACTTGGAATCCAGTATTCAGAAGATTTTCCGGCTCTCAAAGAAGTTGTTGATAAAGCAAACAAAGATTATAATCTCGGCCTCGAGATCAGATTCAATCCCTCTAAGCGTCCTTCGGGCGGATCGGATTTCTCATCATTTTCAGCTAAGGATATTCCGGTATATGGAGTTATGGCTGCAATGCATCCCGATTATCATCAGCCAACCGATCATGTTGAAAAAATTGATTTCGAGAAGATGACGAAGATTATTAAAATGGGATTTCTCGCTGTCTGGGAATTTGCAAATTCCGAAACGAATATTAAGACAGGTAAATAA